The following coding sequences are from one Pirellulales bacterium window:
- a CDS encoding RluA family pseudouridine synthase, whose amino-acid sequence MAEEETADEPTAGDGESDLDLHPESAEAADAPPGDPVERIVGEDSIGQRLDLFLAQQFPTHSRVQLRRAVNAATIEVDGRRAKAAHRLRLGERISVRLPPIPREAPQPENIPLDILYEDEWLAAINKPPGMVVHPAKGHWAGTLTSALQFHFDRLSGAGGPARPGIVHRLDRDTSGVMVVAKTDQIHFALSAQFEERSVEKEYFAIVVGNPDRDRDAVDLPIGVHPYQREKMAIRRDHPTSRPAKTFYEVVERFAGFAAVRILPRTGRTHQIRVHLHHIGCPVLCDRLYGGRAEITRGELSGDVSDASLLLDRQALHALRLAIAHPQTGERLEFIAPLPADIETVRTELRRFRALHS is encoded by the coding sequence GTGGCTGAAGAAGAGACTGCCGACGAACCGACTGCCGGCGACGGCGAAAGCGACCTCGACCTACACCCCGAATCGGCGGAAGCGGCAGACGCTCCGCCCGGCGATCCGGTCGAGCGCATCGTCGGCGAAGATTCGATCGGCCAGCGGCTCGATTTATTTCTAGCGCAGCAGTTTCCGACGCATAGCCGCGTGCAGCTTCGCCGCGCCGTCAATGCGGCCACGATCGAGGTCGATGGCCGGCGTGCCAAAGCGGCCCATCGCCTGCGGCTCGGCGAGCGGATCAGCGTTCGGCTTCCGCCGATCCCTCGCGAAGCGCCGCAGCCCGAGAATATCCCGCTCGATATCTTGTATGAAGACGAGTGGTTGGCGGCGATCAACAAGCCGCCGGGAATGGTCGTGCATCCGGCCAAAGGGCATTGGGCCGGCACGCTGACCAGCGCCCTGCAATTTCATTTCGATCGGCTGAGCGGTGCGGGGGGCCCGGCGCGACCAGGAATCGTCCACCGCCTGGATCGCGACACCAGCGGCGTCATGGTTGTCGCCAAGACCGACCAGATTCACTTCGCGCTTTCGGCGCAGTTCGAAGAGCGGTCGGTCGAGAAGGAGTATTTCGCGATCGTCGTCGGCAATCCGGATCGCGACCGCGACGCGGTGGATTTGCCGATCGGCGTCCATCCCTATCAGCGCGAAAAAATGGCGATCCGCCGCGATCATCCGACGAGCCGCCCGGCCAAAACGTTTTACGAAGTTGTCGAGCGGTTTGCCGGTTTTGCCGCTGTGCGGATTCTTCCCCGCACCGGCCGCACGCATCAGATCCGCGTCCACTTGCACCATATCGGCTGCCCGGTGCTCTGCGATCGCTTGTACGGCGGCCGGGCGGAAATCACGCGCGGCGAATTGAGCGGCGATGTGAGTGACGCGTCGCTGCTTTTGGATCGCCAAGCGCTGCACGCATTGCGGCTCGCGATCGCCCACCCGCAAACCGGCGAGCGCCTTGAATTCATCGCCCCATTGCCCGCGGACATCGAAACAGTGCGAACCGAACTACGCCGCTTTCGCGCGCTTCATTCGTAG
- a CDS encoding DNA-3-methyladenine glycosylase yields MTSGVTPTRKILPPEFFARHALVVARQLLGKYIVVRRESDSAGESAEDAFQIHETEAYIGAHDEACHGRAGLTPRTTVLFGPPAHWYVYFVYGMYWMLNVVTDRDGAASGVLIRGAGNYRGPGRLTKALGIDKRFNAMPVAPASGLWIEDHGQAIRRGQIRRTPRIGVDYAGDWKSKPYRFVLHQH; encoded by the coding sequence GTGACGAGCGGCGTGACGCCAACCCGGAAAATCCTGCCGCCCGAATTCTTTGCGCGGCACGCGCTGGTGGTCGCGCGGCAATTGCTTGGCAAATACATCGTCGTGCGGCGCGAAAGCGATAGTGCGGGGGAATCCGCGGAAGACGCATTTCAAATTCACGAAACCGAGGCCTATATCGGCGCCCACGACGAAGCCTGCCACGGCCGGGCCGGCCTCACGCCGCGCACCACCGTGTTGTTCGGTCCGCCCGCGCATTGGTATGTCTATTTCGTCTACGGCATGTATTGGATGCTCAATGTCGTCACCGATCGCGACGGCGCCGCGTCGGGCGTTTTGATTCGCGGGGCCGGCAATTATCGCGGCCCCGGCCGGCTTACCAAGGCCCTCGGCATCGACAAGAGATTCAACGCCATGCCGGTCGCGCCGGCGAGCGGGCTGTGGATCGAAGACCACGGCCAGGCGATCCGCCGCGGCCAAATCCGCCGCACCCCGCGCATCGGCGTCGACTACGCCGGCGATTGGAAAAGCAAGCCGTATCGCTTCGTGCTGCACCAGCATTGA
- a CDS encoding formylmethanofuran dehydrogenase subunit A, whose protein sequence is MSTSSNLLKIAGATVYDPAHGVNGEVRDIWIDGGQIVAAPADPAARPATTLDAAGLVAMPGGVDMHCHIVGPKVNAARRMRPEEKRSPAAALHARNSPPGAEGGAIRSGTLGSTPSTAATGYQYAGLGYTTAFDAAIAPLAARHAHLEFADTPCIDRGCFILMGNNHYLMQAIGRNEPQLVRAFIAWLLRATGGFAPKLVNPGGVERWKSGQLATATDLDTAIDGFPTTPRQIIRSVARAAAELHLPHPVHIHANHLGMPGNWNTTLETMRALEGHRAHLAHIQFHSYGGDATKAGTFCSAALPLADYFNTHENISVDVGQVLFGATTSMTGDSAVGHYLSRLHGAKWFSHDVEFEAGCGVVPIEYKPKSLIHAWQWAIGLEWLLLATDPWRIALSTDHPNGGSFLAYPEVIRLLMDRTYRADVLRTIHPRVRERSLLASLDREYSLSEICIITRAAPARLLGLSRKGHLGPGADADVTIYSPSANAAEMFQLPRYVFQAGRLVIENGELRQEVFGKTLHVAPQFDPADEAPIARWFDEHYSIRFRNYPVDESYLGEHQSVDCVQRVASATECRAT, encoded by the coding sequence ATGTCGACTTCCTCGAACCTGCTCAAAATCGCCGGGGCGACGGTGTACGATCCCGCCCACGGCGTAAATGGCGAAGTGCGCGATATTTGGATCGATGGCGGCCAAATCGTCGCGGCGCCGGCCGATCCGGCCGCCCGGCCCGCAACGACGCTCGATGCGGCGGGCTTGGTGGCGATGCCCGGCGGCGTGGACATGCATTGCCATATCGTCGGGCCGAAAGTGAATGCCGCGCGGCGGATGCGGCCGGAAGAAAAGCGGTCGCCCGCCGCGGCGCTCCATGCCCGAAATTCACCGCCTGGAGCTGAGGGCGGAGCGATCCGCAGCGGCACGCTCGGCAGCACGCCCAGCACCGCCGCTACCGGCTACCAATACGCCGGCTTGGGCTACACAACCGCATTCGACGCCGCGATCGCTCCACTCGCTGCCCGGCATGCCCATCTCGAATTCGCCGACACGCCTTGCATCGACCGCGGCTGCTTTATCCTGATGGGCAACAACCACTATCTGATGCAGGCGATCGGCCGCAACGAGCCGCAACTGGTCCGCGCCTTCATCGCGTGGCTGCTGCGGGCGACAGGCGGATTCGCTCCGAAATTGGTCAATCCCGGCGGCGTCGAACGTTGGAAGAGCGGGCAACTCGCCACCGCCACCGATCTCGACACCGCGATCGACGGTTTCCCGACGACTCCGCGGCAAATTATCCGCTCTGTTGCCCGAGCGGCGGCCGAATTGCACCTTCCCCACCCGGTGCATATCCATGCAAACCATTTGGGAATGCCGGGCAATTGGAATACCACGCTCGAAACAATGCGGGCGCTGGAAGGCCATCGGGCCCATCTGGCCCATATCCAATTCCACAGCTACGGCGGCGATGCAACGAAGGCCGGCACATTTTGCTCGGCCGCCCTGCCGCTCGCCGACTATTTCAACACGCACGAAAATATCTCAGTCGACGTAGGGCAAGTGCTCTTCGGCGCGACCACGAGCATGACCGGCGATAGCGCGGTGGGGCATTACTTGAGCCGGCTGCACGGCGCGAAGTGGTTTAGCCATGATGTCGAATTCGAGGCCGGCTGCGGCGTCGTGCCAATCGAATACAAACCAAAAAGCCTGATCCACGCCTGGCAATGGGCGATCGGTCTTGAATGGCTCCTTCTGGCAACCGACCCGTGGCGAATCGCGCTTTCGACCGATCATCCCAACGGCGGCTCGTTTCTGGCCTATCCGGAAGTGATTCGCCTGCTGATGGACCGCACCTATCGGGCCGACGTGCTGCGAACCATTCATCCGCGCGTGCGCGAGCGATCCCTATTGGCGTCGCTTGATCGAGAATATTCGCTTTCGGAAATCTGCATCATTACACGTGCCGCACCGGCCCGATTGCTCGGGCTTTCGCGCAAGGGACACCTCGGCCCCGGCGCCGATGCCGATGTGACGATCTATTCGCCGTCGGCCAATGCGGCCGAAATGTTTCAACTGCCGCGCTATGTGTTCCAGGCCGGGCGACTGGTGATCGAAAATGGCGAACTGCGGCAAGAAGTGTTCGGCAAGACGCTGCATGTCGCTCCGCAATTCGATCCGGCCGACGAAGCGCCGATCGCGCGCTGGTTCGACGAGCATTATTCGATCCGCTTTCGCAATTATCCGGTCGATGAATCGTATCTCGGCGAGCATCAGTCGGTTGACTGCGTCCAACGAGTTGCATCCGCGACGGAGTGTCGGGCTACGTAG
- a CDS encoding aldose 1-epimerase family protein, translated as MKTWTLIDLSPDTTADIHRDACLLSATELGLPGCSVSLKTLRGGLRDGVELLTIDNGRFRVGLLPQRGMNLWKAWLGDWAIGWDSPARGPVHPRFVPVFDPGGLGWLEGFDELLSRCGLLSNGAPQFDARGTLEYPLHGRIANLPAHRLVVQSDSESGELAVTGVVDECRFHFHKLRLTSTLRTCPGEPGVRLTDEVTNLSASPGEMQLLYHTNFGPPLLEPGSRIIAPVRRMMPRDAAAARGLDEWDRFGEPHPGGEQCYYFQLLAEPDHRSRVLLRNAAGDRGVNLRFSTAELPCFTLWKNPPPRQDGYVTGLEPGTNFPNVRSFEAEHGRVRRLTPGETVRFEFAIEAHGDRASVAQAESAIERLQQLAPAEICSDPAPDWTRAGS; from the coding sequence ATGAAAACCTGGACCCTCATCGACCTCTCGCCCGACACGACTGCCGATATTCATCGCGACGCTTGTTTGCTCTCCGCCACGGAGCTGGGATTGCCCGGTTGCAGTGTGTCGCTCAAGACGCTGCGTGGCGGCCTGCGCGACGGCGTCGAACTGTTGACGATCGACAACGGGCGATTTCGTGTGGGGCTGTTGCCGCAGCGCGGGATGAATCTCTGGAAAGCGTGGCTCGGCGATTGGGCCATCGGTTGGGATTCGCCGGCGCGGGGCCCCGTGCATCCGCGATTCGTCCCCGTTTTCGATCCCGGCGGCCTGGGCTGGCTCGAGGGGTTTGATGAATTGCTTTCGCGCTGCGGACTGTTGAGCAACGGCGCGCCGCAATTCGATGCTCGCGGAACGCTTGAATATCCGCTGCACGGACGCATCGCAAATCTGCCGGCGCATCGGCTCGTGGTGCAGTCGGACTCGGAGTCGGGCGAATTGGCAGTGACGGGCGTGGTGGACGAATGCCGCTTTCATTTTCACAAGCTGCGGCTGACGTCGACCTTGCGGACTTGTCCCGGCGAACCGGGCGTGCGCCTCACGGATGAAGTGACGAACTTGTCGGCCAGCCCCGGCGAAATGCAATTGCTGTATCACACGAATTTCGGCCCGCCGCTGTTGGAGCCGGGCTCGCGGATTATCGCGCCCGTGCGGCGGATGATGCCGCGTGACGCCGCCGCCGCCCGAGGTTTGGACGAGTGGGATCGATTCGGCGAGCCGCACCCCGGCGGTGAGCAGTGCTACTATTTTCAGCTTCTCGCCGAGCCCGACCACCGCAGCCGAGTGCTCCTGCGAAACGCTGCCGGCGATCGCGGGGTCAATCTGCGGTTTTCGACCGCTGAATTGCCTTGCTTCACGCTCTGGAAAAACCCTCCACCTCGGCAGGACGGCTACGTGACTGGCCTGGAGCCGGGCACCAATTTTCCGAACGTCAGGTCGTTCGAAGCCGAACATGGTCGAGTGCGCCGCTTGACTCCGGGCGAAACGGTCCGCTTCGAATTCGCCATCGAAGCCCACGGCGACCGAGCGTCGGTCGCGCAAGCCGAATCGGCGATCGAGCGGCTGCAACAACTCGCGCCGGCGGAAATTTGTAGCGATCCCGCGCCCGATTGGACTCGCGCCGGATCATAA